Genomic segment of Sander vitreus isolate 19-12246 chromosome 17, sanVit1, whole genome shotgun sequence:
TGCATGCAGGAAGAAGACCGAGCGCAGCAAGAAATTCTTCCTTGACCTGCAGGCTAAGGAGCATATTACCACCATGATCAATCCAAAGCCCTGCGGACACCTTTGCTGTTGCATCATCAAAGGCTGTGAGCAGGTCAGACTGATGTATTGTAGCTATATCTCAAAACAACACACTCCTGAAACGTGTTTGCAAGCTGATATGAATAGCATTTTTGAGGGGAAGATAAAGAAGCCATCTATCTGATTTTAAAGTCCACTTATAGATTAATGTAGAGAATCGGGGCTAAGCTGGAAAAATATTGTATAAGCAATGTAACACCCGTGTACCAGCTCCGAGAAAATCCAccaaacatatattttttttacatcattaGTCTAATTAGTCATACTTTACATGCAAGTCACGCTCCTtgtgcaaactgttggctgtaCTTCAAAGTTGCAGTCATTACTGACATATTGATTGATGATATTTATATAACTACATTAGGAGCTACTCCCACAGTTGACCTTGTGTATTAAGTGATAGTCACTATTACGGCAATCTCAATTAGGATTAAACTGagacttaaaaacaaaaatcactgaCTCTGACTTGGATTTCCTTGTCCTTCACAGGAAGAGGCAGTAAGCTACTATACCAAGCTGGAGGCACAATTGAAAGATGACtacaggaaggagagagaaaaggtgAACGGGAAGCCCTTAGGAATGGCGTTTGTCACCTTCCAGAACGAGTCCATAACTGCcatgtaagtacatttacatgtggtgaaatttgtaaatgtgttatcTGTGACATTGGTTTTACAAATGATTTAGCTCTTGACCCACTGCAATGTCTGTACTTTGTTTGGATGGCTGTCTCTTTTAGAATCTTGAAAGACTTTAACGCTTGCAAGTGTCAGGGCTGTCAGTGTCGTCAGGAGCCCAAGAGCTCTCAATTCAGCGCCAAACTCCACACACAGAACTGGAGTGTCAGCTACGCTCCTGATCCCCAAAATGTCTACTGGTAAGAACACATTCAGGGCACACATTCTGTCCACAAACTGGGctgaaaaaacatatttcatattACTTTGAAGAGACTTTCTTACTCTGCAGTATCAGTTTACTGGCCAGCTGTGTCCATAACCGCGGGTCATCGCCCAGAGTCAATCTAACCGCTACATAACCTTCATCCCACAGGGAGCATCTGTCAGTGGGAGGATTCTCTTGGTGGATCCGCTGCTTGATCATCAACcttgtcctcttcctcctcctcttcttcctcactACCCCGGCCATCATCATCTCCACAATGGACAAGTTCAATGTTACCAAACCAGTGGAGTACCTAAATGTGAGGGTTTCATTTATGACTTTGGAGTGCGGTCAGTTCGGGCATCCTCATAATTGCCGTACTGAGCGTTTAAGTCCAAGCCATCACAAGTCTGCATGTTCTTGCAGAGGCACAGGAATTCACTTCTCAATTCTTGACCCAACATGTCCATGTCTCTCTGATCTGTCCTCCAGAATCCAATCATCACCCAGTTCTTCCCCACCCTCCTCCTGTGGTCCTTCTCCGCCTTACTTCCTACTATTGTCTACTACTCTGCCTTCTTCGAAGCCCACTGGACCCGGTATGGTTTACACTTTCTGCAGTCAATAATTGAGCATATTCAGAGTCGTATTGTCTTTAttcccattttctttttcttttggccTTACAGGTCAGGAGAGAACAGGACCACAATGCATAAATGCTACACTTTCTTGATCTTCATGGTCCTGTTGCTGCCCTCCCTAGGACTCAGCAGGTATAAGATGCTTTTTTATACGCAATGAAATGTAGAGTtgtacattaattcatttttgtcGGCCTAAAGATTTGATCGGATTCCTTCTCTTCCTTGTATCTTTTTTGCAGTTTGGATGTTTTCTTCCGCTGGCTTTTTGACAAAAGATTTTTGGCAGATGCTAAAGTGAGATTTGAGTAAGTAGCATCATTTTATggattcaattattattttatggataataataattgaataatGCATTTTCAAACTTCAATATGAGTCTGACTTCAGTCTTTGAGTGATAGTGACTTTTTTCTTTGCTCTTTAGGTGTGTGTTCCTTCCTGACAATGGAGCCTTCTTTGTGAACTATGTCATTGCGTCAGCATTCATTGGTAATGCCATGGACCTGCTGAGGATTCCCGGTCTACTTATGTACATGATCCGCCTCTGCCTGGCTCGTTCTGTAGCAGAGAGGAGGAATGTCAAGAAGGTTAGTGTGTCCCTTGCTTACCAAGTTGACATACTGTATGGGTCCATGACCCATaaattagtttagtttaataaTTAATAGCATATAATAAACTCTGGATtggaaatattattttttttgtcttgatcGGCTTCAAGTGATGTAGATATTGAAATTAGGATATTACGATTTtggattttcattttaatatccTGTAATTGTGTCTTCATAGCACCAAGCCTATGAGTTCCAGTTTGGGGCAGCTTATGCCTGGATAATGTGTGTCTTCACTGTGGTAATGACCTACAGCATCACCTGCCCAATCATTGTTCCCTTTGGTGAGTTCTGTCATGTATTACCATTGCTGGGGTTACTGCTGTTTCACATCTCAAGATAGTGTGCTTATTATTACTGCAGGAGAAACATACAGAGGGCAGGGAGCATTCAGTTGCTCTGTTCTTTATACAGAAGCTTATCAGCAGCCCTAATTGGATTAGTTCCACTAAGTGTTTTGTCTCCCTTCTCTGTGCAGGGCTGATGTACATGCTGCTGAAGCACCTAGCAGACCGGTACAACATGTACTACGCCTATCTGCCATCCAAACTGGACAAAAAGATCCATTCTGGAGCGGTCAACCAAGTGGTGGCTGCTCCtattctctgtctcttttggcTTTTGTTCTTCTCCACTGTTCGCTCTGGTAAGATGAGGACTCCATCTACAGGCCACTCATCTCCTAACAAATGCCCATATGTATTTACAGTCTCTGAAGCATTATAAAGTACATGCTCCTGATAAACAAGTGTCCCTACATGTTCTCTCCCCCAGGGTTTTCAGCTGCTACATCCATGTTCACGTTCATAGTTTTGGTCATCACAATCATTATCTGCCTCTCTCACGTCTGCTTTGGACACTTTAAATATCTCAGTGCTCACAACTACAAGGTACGTTTTCTAAATTCACCAGTATTTGAGACCAGTATTATATGCAGCTGCTTATGTTAAATTCATGTGTTCT
This window contains:
- the LOC144532022 gene encoding mechanosensitive cation channel TMEM63B-like isoform X1, coding for MHRVLILIMATWGAQGCPNSESCTTLPPNSTSKAYCYAARISSTVLQGLPFGGVPTVLALDFMCFLVLLVVFSFLRKVAWDYGRLALVTDADRRMDQRYSRLDDREYVASALTSDTPERYERLTSVSSSVDIDQRDTGFCSWLTAIFRIKDEEIREKCGEDAVYYLSFQRHIIGLLVVVGVLSVGIILPVNFSGNLLENNAYSFGRTTIANLDADNALLWLHTTFAFLYLLLTVYSMRRHTSKMHYKEDDLVKRTLFVNGISKYAEETEIKQHFEQAYETCVVLEARICYNVARLMYLNFERKKTERSKKFFLDLQAKEHITTMINPKPCGHLCCCIIKGCEQEEAVSYYTKLEAQLKDDYRKEREKVNGKPLGMAFVTFQNESITAIILKDFNACKCQGCQCRQEPKSSQFSAKLHTQNWSVSYAPDPQNVYWEHLSVGGFSWWIRCLIINLVLFLLLFFLTTPAIIISTMDKFNVTKPVEYLNNPIITQFFPTLLLWSFSALLPTIVYYSAFFEAHWTRSGENRTTMHKCYTFLIFMVLLLPSLGLSSLDVFFRWLFDKRFLADAKVRFECVFLPDNGAFFVNYVIASAFIGNAMDLLRIPGLLMYMIRLCLARSVAERRNVKKHQAYEFQFGAAYAWIMCVFTVVMTYSITCPIIVPFGLMYMLLKHLADRYNMYYAYLPSKLDKKIHSGAVNQVVAAPILCLFWLLFFSTVRSGFSAATSMFTFIVLVITIIICLSHVCFGHFKYLSAHNYKIDTQDVDGLENGRPVCTSSANKAAQMYIAEVLQDPNLEEAGSGSGEDDGQGSSQDEEIINVENGLNEDFQSGEDSLIDNEVRH
- the LOC144532022 gene encoding mechanosensitive cation channel TMEM63B-like isoform X2, whose product is MHRVLILIMATWGAQGCPNSESCTTLPPNSTSKAYCYAARISSTVLQGLPFGGVPTVLALDFMCFLVLLVVFSFLRKVAWDYGRLALVTDADRMDQRYSRLDDREYVASALTSDTPERYERLTSVSSSVDIDQRDTGFCSWLTAIFRIKDEEIREKCGEDAVYYLSFQRHIIGLLVVVGVLSVGIILPVNFSGNLLENNAYSFGRTTIANLDADNALLWLHTTFAFLYLLLTVYSMRRHTSKMHYKEDDLVKRTLFVNGISKYAEETEIKQHFEQAYETCVVLEARICYNVARLMYLNFERKKTERSKKFFLDLQAKEHITTMINPKPCGHLCCCIIKGCEQEEAVSYYTKLEAQLKDDYRKEREKVNGKPLGMAFVTFQNESITAIILKDFNACKCQGCQCRQEPKSSQFSAKLHTQNWSVSYAPDPQNVYWEHLSVGGFSWWIRCLIINLVLFLLLFFLTTPAIIISTMDKFNVTKPVEYLNNPIITQFFPTLLLWSFSALLPTIVYYSAFFEAHWTRSGENRTTMHKCYTFLIFMVLLLPSLGLSSLDVFFRWLFDKRFLADAKVRFECVFLPDNGAFFVNYVIASAFIGNAMDLLRIPGLLMYMIRLCLARSVAERRNVKKHQAYEFQFGAAYAWIMCVFTVVMTYSITCPIIVPFGLMYMLLKHLADRYNMYYAYLPSKLDKKIHSGAVNQVVAAPILCLFWLLFFSTVRSGFSAATSMFTFIVLVITIIICLSHVCFGHFKYLSAHNYKIDTQDVDGLENGRPVCTSSANKAAQMYIAEVLQDPNLEEAGSGSGEDDGQGSSQDEEIINVENGLNEDFQSGEDSLIDNEVRH
- the LOC144532022 gene encoding mechanosensitive cation channel TMEM63B-like isoform X3, translating into MHRVLILIMATWGAQGCPNSESCTTLPPNSTSKAYCYAARISSTVLQGLPFGGVPTVLALDFMCFLVLLVVFSFLRKVAWDYGRLALVTDADSVASALTSDTPERYERLTSVSSSVDIDQRDTGFCSWLTAIFRIKDEEIREKCGEDAVYYLSFQRHIIGLLVVVGVLSVGIILPVNFSGNLLENNAYSFGRTTIANLDADNALLWLHTTFAFLYLLLTVYSMRRHTSKMHYKEDDLVKRTLFVNGISKYAEETEIKQHFEQAYETCVVLEARICYNVARLMYLNFERKKTERSKKFFLDLQAKEHITTMINPKPCGHLCCCIIKGCEQEEAVSYYTKLEAQLKDDYRKEREKVNGKPLGMAFVTFQNESITAIILKDFNACKCQGCQCRQEPKSSQFSAKLHTQNWSVSYAPDPQNVYWEHLSVGGFSWWIRCLIINLVLFLLLFFLTTPAIIISTMDKFNVTKPVEYLNNPIITQFFPTLLLWSFSALLPTIVYYSAFFEAHWTRSGENRTTMHKCYTFLIFMVLLLPSLGLSSLDVFFRWLFDKRFLADAKVRFECVFLPDNGAFFVNYVIASAFIGNAMDLLRIPGLLMYMIRLCLARSVAERRNVKKHQAYEFQFGAAYAWIMCVFTVVMTYSITCPIIVPFGLMYMLLKHLADRYNMYYAYLPSKLDKKIHSGAVNQVVAAPILCLFWLLFFSTVRSGFSAATSMFTFIVLVITIIICLSHVCFGHFKYLSAHNYKIDTQDVDGLENGRPVCTSSANKAAQMYIAEVLQDPNLEEAGSGSGEDDGQGSSQDEEIINVENGLNEDFQSGEDSLIDNEVRH